The Capsicum annuum cultivar UCD-10X-F1 chromosome 1, UCD10Xv1.1, whole genome shotgun sequence sequence ctCTATGCGATTAGAAAGTTGTGAATGTTTTACTTTGTGTCGAATTTGGAATGTGGGTGCTGTTTTTCGTTTTTCTACAAGTTGGAATTGGGTTCTAGTATTCTATTTACCATCATAAGAAAAAAGAAACCCGCGTTCCCTTGGCTCATTCATGTGCTTGTTTAGTGGAGGGATACCGACTGAATTTTTGAAGACGATTATAGAAAAATTAATAGCTTGCTTAACTGGTACTGTATTTAGGATCTTCCTGAAAATGTAGGACCAAGATCATATCAATTGCTGGTGCTTTCAGGTTCAGAGTCATTATACAAGTGATTCCTGCTGAGATTGCTACATATTGGTCCTTGTGTAATTACTGCTCGAGAGTCTTCTTCTAAATACTCTGTTCTGTCTAAAGAAAGAGGGCAGAAGAGAGAAAGTGTTTTCTAATGTGGTAGAACGCCAGATCTTCAACTTTTTTTTGCGCTTCTTAGTCTCCGTGGTGGGGAATAGGGAAAGCGTACTATTGAGTTCATCAGAATCTATATCATAAAAGTGCCAATTGTAGGAAGACGTTTATATGTGTCTAGACTACTTGTTTTCCTGCTTGATGGTCAGGTTAATATCATATTCACATGTTCTGTCTGACGGGATTGTAGGGGAGGCTTCATAAGTACGGTATTACATTTTTGTATTTGCAAATGTAGGTATCTTAGCAACAACCATTATTATGGTTCAGGGCCTAatctatctgaaaactagaaCGTAAATCTTTCTTATTGCAGTACTTAGGCTATTATGTTCTGAGACATTATATATGTGATTTCTTGAGATTACTATGTTTTGCTCTTTGTACaattattctttgaatttcttgtagAAACCTTTTTTCATTAAAGAAAAAGGTAACAAGAGAGAACTGTCTCCTAATGGGGAAGAATATGGCAGAACTTCAGTTTTTCATGGTATTGAATTTCTTTTCTCCTCTTAGTTCAAGGGGGTTGGGGAGGTGGGGATCTCTCaataaaagggcagcccggtgcactaaagctaccgctatgcgcggtgtccggggaagggccccaccacaagggtgtatcgtacgcaactttaccttatatttctgctagaggctgtttccaaggcttgaacccatgacctcctgatcacatgacagtAACTTTACCAGTAACTCCAAGGTGGGGATATCACAATGAGGTCAAGAAAAGCTATCTTTTTAAAATCTTAGCAACATTACTACAAGTTATGAGATAATTGCCACGTGTTGAAGTAACCTGTATGGCTTTTTTTAATTTCCTGATTATGAAGGTCAAGTTGTGAATATATAGTGGCATATTTGTCCTGTTTCAGATGAAGGAAATTGCAACAGAGAATTTTCAACGAATATGTGAAGCTTATGAAATTTTATCAGATGAGACGAAAAGACAAATATATGACATATATGGTATGGAAGGGATTAATTCTGGTTTGGAGCTTGGTTCTAAGTTGAACAAAGCTGAAGAGATCAAGGAAGAACTTGAAAGACTACGTCGTCAGAAGGAACTTCAAAAGGTTGCAGCACATCTCCGACCTTCTGGGTCAATTTTGGCAAATCTGTCATTGCCACAGTTTCTAGAGGGTGATGGCATTATGAAAGGGTAAACATCTGtactttcttttgtatttatGTCTTATTAATTGCTTTTGTAGATTAAGATGATGATGTGGATATATGTGACTAGGTAATTCATAATCCAAATGGCATGGCATAAGCCAACTATTCCATCTGTCACATTGTACAAGTTAAAATTCCTTTGTCCTTATCCTAGATGAATATGCAAGCCATGTTCGTTTAAGTAACTTGTTGATAAGTGAATTCCTTTCAAGTATGTGAGTTTTCATTTTTGTGGAACAACGTGCATAGGAATGGTTTTTAGCTGCCCACAAGAAATGCTGGTGGATTTGGAGCTAACGAGCTTATGCTTAAATTCTCTTAGCTGCAGTATGTGCTTCTATCACACAGTAGTGAATTAAAACCAGGTTTGGGAATGGTACCATGAAGCGGAAAAGATTAGAAACAGGAATCTTGGGAAATCCTTGTTGTGAGTCCCTAATAAACTAGATGATGGTTGTTTAAGCTTCAAGAAAGGTAAAGACCATTGAACATGCACAAGAGTTGCTCTTAGAAGTTTGGTCCTAATTGTCTTCCTTGACCCCTTTTGGCTATCTCCTCAAGAGATTTTGGTTGTCGTGATCCCATTATATGTGCTTTGGTAACTTTATGCATTACACCATTGTCAACAGAGGTAATGACCTGAGCAGCCTGTTGTCTTATGGTCTGCAGCATTGAACTGCTCTAACGGAACATGTATTGTGTTGCTAGCACTAGTGTTATTTTTGTTCATAAGCAACAAAGTTTATTCTATTGTACAATATTGCAACACTATTGCTTAAGCTTTTTTAGGCATAGTTAGCAATATGTTCCTAGTAGATTTAGCATGTAATAATAAGtatatgtcaattttttttttaaaaaagaagaaaagcaaGTACTGCATAaaaaacatgtattttttttataaccatAAAAAACATGTAATAAGCAAGTCTTTTCTGTGTAATTTTGCATCATATTTAGACCAAAAAACACATTTCAAACTTTACAAATTACAATCCACTAAGTTTCTTTCTCGGCATCGAGGCTATATCATGTAGAAAAAATCATAATTAGAAATGCTTGAGTTGTTTGTATCTGCCATTTGCCGGGTTTTCGGGTGTGCATGATATATCAACAAGTTAATAAGGCATTTGCATTGTTTAGTGCTCCAAGCAATTGATAATCAACCCTTCTAGAAGCACATAAGAGTATGAGCCCGTTTGGGATTGCTGTTACAAAACTGCTTATTTGAGAAGCACTTTTATAAAATGGCTTTTcaaaaaagtgcttttaaaaaaaagcaatttgtgtttggtaaattaaTTTGAAAAGTGCTTTTGATAAACAAATTGTGTTTGGGTAATCTTTTTGAATAAGTGttttttttgagacaaatgaccaaaaaggacatctatcaatagatttttattactaaaatcaattcatagagaaaatttattttaaatatctattataatatttttaattaatttttttttatatctattatttgttaccttttctTTTGGATATATTTTTACCGTGTCAATTCTAAAACTAAGTAACCACATTTATATACGTATActacatgataaaaaatatttcaaataaaattgtatctgttatttgttatctttttttttttgaatatatttttactGTGTCAAAATTTCTTACAAATAAGCaatcatcatattcatatatatatatatatatatatatatatatatacacacactgcATTGTAACAaatatgtcatttttcatgaattattaatttaaaattaaatattcaagaaaaaaattacatgTGCTGTCAAAATACAATCTTGTAATGTGATTCATCTGtcaattgttatcattaataataaacaatagaaaattatatattctttagtcatcatcatcaatgatatttttaaatttatttaaagaaaatgagtgaaaataaaataacaatatataatcataaagaattatgacGTAAATATGAAtcgtaaaattttaaaaatcaaacgcTAATTAAACttgtaagatatgttaattaattaataaggaatatatatatatttatgtgtgtatgtGATAGGGATATTgttgtcataaaaaaataattttctgcttctgcttctgcttttTTTGAAAAGCAAAATTTTTCTGCTTCTGCTTATTGTTAAAAGCACTTTTGCAAGTTTACCAAACACCCCTCATTTTTAAAATAgtgttttttttctcaaaataagtgcttattttggaaaataatcaATCCCAAACAGGCACTATGTTAGGGCTCTTGGAGAACTAGTTACCTGAGAGTTTGCTTTCTGCTTCTGATCTCGATAGAGATGTTGTTCATTCAGCAAGTCCAAGTTTGTCTTCCATATGATTGTTCATCAATGTCTAGTTGTATAACCTCACCTTATATTGCATGTTTCTGGGCTTGATTGCCAGGATGGCTATGGCTAGTGAAGTCCAGTCTCAGATATCCAAACACAATGCTGTTGCCATTGGTGGAAATCTGGCGGTTAATGGGAACGCCGGCGGTGGTGCTGCATCTGTTGTTTTTAGACATCAAATGTCATCAGTTTCTTCAATAGAGTTTATGGGTTCTGTGGGTTTGAGAGCAGTACTAGGAGTACAAACAACTCGGTAGGATGATCCATTTTTCAATGTGTAGCAGATCTCAaaatttttagccaaatattGACCTGTTCTTTGTCTCATCAGTCATATATCAGTTCACTCTACGGCAACAATGGGTCTTGCCATGTCCTTAAGAGATGGTTCTCTTAATCTCTCCAACACTTGGACTCGCCAGCTCTCTGATACCGCTCATGGAAATGTAagctatttttgagttttgatacaTATCTcgaagcttaaaaataattttttcataactGCTACTATTCTTTATGCTTCGTGCCTGCAACTTAAGTCGGAAGGTTGTGATCTTTTTGACCATACATTCTGGAGCATACTCATTTAGGAGCTGAGGCTTGAAATTTCCACGCATCTGGCATTACTGATATCCACTCATTAACTTATCAAGAAAATCTTATATTTTTCCGTTTCccctttcaatttttttcagaTACATCTTTCATTAGGTCCAGAGTCATCTATAGCTGTTGGATGGCAGAGGAAAGGGCAGAAAAACTCTGCTTCAGGAGAGATCAAGGTTCCACTTTTCTGCTCTAGCTCTAAAGACATTTATCTTTTGATTACGCTCTCTTATAAAAGCTAATTTAAGAGTTTTTGTTTCCTATTTAAGACTTGCCCATGTCATCATTGTTTATTCTTGAACTGCATGATTACTGGCTGACACTTTCTTTGGTCTGGTTATGAGGGATTCTCTACTTGCGTTTTGAAGTCCACACGAACGGTAGTGCTCTAGATATTTTCATTGGTTTTGTTGAAAACAGATGAATTTGTGTCATCTGCTTGTTGATATGGAATTAGGACCCCTTAATGGTTAGTTTACTCTGTGTTGCTGGGACTCTCTGAAAATGCCGCCGGTTGAGTGGTGCACTAGTGACGGTCCAACACGATGCGTTAACATTTTTTTGGAGAGTGCGAGCAAACATATAATTTACTTGTTTACTCAGCACTTACTTTTTACTGGACAACCCGAACACACACCAATTAATTGTAAATCCAGCATGATCTCCCTACACCTGAGTAACGCTTTACATTTTTTGGTCATAACTTGTGTCTCAAAAACCTGACCAAACTGTTGAATTAGATTAAATGGTTATTTAGATTGCTATGTTACTTTAATATCAGTTGTTTGGTTTATTAtcctatttggaaaaaaaatctgTACAGAACTGAGAATTcctgatttaaaattaaaaaaaaggaggGAAGTAACCATTATGTAtttaaagaaaaaggaagaaaaggcaCTTTTAGTTTCAGCCTTACTTGAATATTCTGCTGCCAAATGTGGAAATAAACTTGTATGGATTGGTTCCCCTTGAAATGTGCCCTTACAGTGGGTTGTTCCTTTATAAAAAAGATTGGAAGGAACTTAAAACTTTCCAAACTGGATAAGCTGGTTGAGCTCTATTCAAGGTTTTTGCTTGGCTTCTTCTTTAAAAATAAGATTATGATTTCTCCCACCCTCACTCCCACTCGCATTAGTTTGTTTTAGGGCTATAGATGTTCCACAAAGTTCCGACTAGCGCACTAGCAGGAACAGGGAAAAGTTAGCAATGATAGTATTAGGTTCTGTAATAATGTGAACTGTTCATGTTCCACCCTCTAATTTTCCTTTCTTTCGtgtaaagaaattaaaatgaaaCATATTTCAAACTATGTGTCTATTTGTGCATATAATGCAAATATAATTTACTTGCAACTTCATGTTCTGTCAAAGAGACTTCTTCCTACTTTTAACAGATTCAACATGACAAGTACATTGGGTTCAAATGATATTAAGTAGCATTAGTCATTAACCTGCCTTCATGAAGCTTCTTAACATTACCAATTTTGAGAGACTTTGAGCATTCTTTTATCCATATATAATTTGCATCCAACATAATGCAGCTCGGGACAGGGTCATTTGGTGCAACTGCTCATTACACCCACCGCTTTTCAACAAAATCTCATGGGCGTCTCGGAGCCAGAATCGGAAGGTTCATTGATGTCAATAATTCCTCATTTCTTTATTGATTAGTATTCGACTTATCACCGTTACTCTGTTAAAGTTGAAGGTCCTAAGCCTTGACATTCGGTACTTTTTTGCTTATATAAACTAAACGATCTGTGGTCTGAAAAAGCTAATGAGTGCCTTGTAACTTGATGTGTAGCAATGCcgttttagatttattttgttgAATGATCAAATCTCTCTGATCTTTCATCTTCATGTATCTAATATTGGATAGTACACATGGTAATGGTGATGACCAAGGCATAACTTTTACCTTATAAAGAAATGGTGATGACTAAGGCCTACTACTTGATTGTATCTTGAGTAGTCAATACATAACTTGCATTAGGTAATGTTTTAAATTCTCGGTATGTAATCAGGTTTCTGTAAAAGCTGGTTATAAATGCGATTTCACATTATCTTCTTGTTCGTTTACTTTATTGTTCCCTCATAATTTTTCTGGTATTAGGTAAAGCTTTTACGAACTTGTGGGAAGAACAAACCTGCTAGTATCTTGGAAAAAAGGCATTATCAGATTTCTGTAAATGCTGATTATATAAGAGCTTTCACATTATCTTCTTGATTGTTTACTTTATTATTCCATCACATTTATTCTGGTTTTACCCTGGTATTAGGTAAAACTTTTACCAACTTCTGGGAAGAGCAAACCTCCTagtatcttgaaaaaaaaaacgaCTCATAGCATATCTAAACCAGTTGAAATTCTTCGTATTTTCTGTTCTCTAGTTCGAACCAGGAACGACATTTCTCTTGCATTTTCagcttatttttttttgtatgtttccAGAGAACCGTATCTTCAGTTAAGCCCTAAACACCATAATCCAGGTTACTGGATTTATCTTCATGCATAATATTATCTGTTCAATTGGTAGCCTCTTCTCAGGACATTCTATATTATATTGCAGTACTGCACTTGAACTTGAATTGGGAGGTGGAAGAAAAATATCTGAATTCAGTACCATTCGGATGCTGTATTCTGTAGGAATTCAGGTATATATTGGCAAACTAGCTCCTTTCACCCTCCCCCAAGAAAAGGGGAGCTGACCCTACTTCCATCTATGCTTTTGTTAGACATGTTTTAGTATTCTGTAGAAGTCATTATTGCTAGATTGCAcatgattttcatgtttttttacGCCTCATATCCATTTTTTGCTCACAGGGAATCTTTTGGAAGTTTGAGTTACATCGTGGGGGCCAAAAGCTGATTGTTCCTGTAAGTAGTCTCTAACTTTTGCTTATGTGCCTTATTTTGGTTTCGTTCCTTTATCTTATTCTTTTCGGTTTTGCTTGTTAATGTGCATGCACATGGGTTCATGACTTCGGGTCCATATTCCCCAGGATTTGTTGCATCAACAGCTGCTTCTTAATCACGATCTTAATCAGGCACTTCCAAGATGATCAGGAGTTTAATAATGATCTAGAATTATAATGACCCTAAACTAACGCAAGATCACGTATTGTAAGAATATAATGCGGTACCTCAACCCATTGAACTGATGAAATCTCATATCGTCCACTACGAAAACTGGAATTCCTCCTTAAGAAATTGGATATCTTGTTTGATCTTATCTATTTTTGATTGGATACTAAGTATGATTCTTCTGATGGTTTCACCAAAATTCAGTCAACTATATTCAAAAAGTATGATTTAATCCAATTTGGTGAAATGATCAAAAAGTATCACAACTATGACTGGCCAGTTGACAGGTATTTTGGTTGTACTCTAACTTGTAGCCAGGAGTTGCAAATTAATTGGTTGATACAGGTGAAAGGTTTTGCTTATATTTCAAACCTAACTTCGTTTTTTGCGTTCAATGCCATAAACCATGGTGAAAATAATAGAGCATTAATCTGTCTAGGGTTAAAAACATTTTCTGGATTGGTTCTATGGTTTACCTCTGAGTGAAGCATCCTTGAAATGCCTTAGGGTGGCAGTGACGGGTGCAAGTATTGCTGGGCATTTGCTCGAACTGATCTGCCCCGACTCCCTTTGGAATAATTCAGAGGCTTTCTAGTTCTGCCTACTACGTAGTCTAATCACCAATTAAATGAGTCCTAACTAAAAATAACAAgatttcttttgcttttctttgAGGTCTTGCATTATAAGAAGCTTATGCACTGGCATGTTTGAGCGACTATAATCTCTATGATCTGTATTCAGCCATCTGTTGCACTCTCTTTAACCTACTTTCTTCCGGGGGGTGTCCCCAAATGAAATCGACTTTTGTTATGGTTAGTGGAGATTCTAGGTTCTTACAAATAAGTTGGCTCAAAGAACTTACCGTTTATCTAAATATTTTCCGTCTCAATCAAGATCTTCATTGTTCACGCTGTTTGTGTTTTCATGTTTGCTACATCTTGATGGTTGCAGGTATTGCTTTCTAGCCATTTGAACCCTGTTTTTGCGACCGGAGCATTTGTGATACCAACCTCACTGTATTTTGTACTGAAGGTTTGTGTTCTGTCTTCAAACTGACATTTGAAAATTTCTTCCCTGTCAACAGCTGAAAATTTGAAAGACATTTGAAAATTTCTTCATTTGGTTGAGATAGAAATCCTAGTTCTTCTGATCAACATGTCAATATCCATAGTGAGTACTTTTATGCCAGaacatttaatttcttttttatttggtgACCTATGAGTTGGTTTTCCTTGGTAGTTTATAAAAGATTTTACAATTGATGGTCCATATTGCGTCTACTTATTTCCTTCCCTGGATGTTTGAAATATCTTTTCCTTGACTATTTGTTCTGAACTGTCGTGGGGCCTTTTGTTAGCAAAATGTATCGCATTGATTTTACTACATAATTTTCTTGCTTTCTTTCTTGATAGCACATTTTCCAGGACTTCAGTCTGTCATTTTTGACCGTTTTTCTCTTCTATATTTGCAGAGATTTGTTGTGAAACCTTTTTATCTTAAGCGCGAAAAACAGAAGGCATCAGAGAATATGGATAAAACTCTTGGCCAGGTAATTATACATAGTTTGGCTGACTGGCATAGTCGCATTGCTGCTACGGTGCTGCCTGAATTCTATAAATAGCTTCTCCTGTTCTTGGCAGCTAGACATTAGGATGCTTGATATAAGCAACTAGGTTTCTATCTCAAGCTAGTTGGGATTGTCACATAAATCCTCTCTCAATCCCCCACTTTTACCTTAGGATATCCCATGAGCCAACATTTTGTTTTGCACATTAGTAGTTTCTGATTGTTGATGAAGTTTGTTGTGCACTGCCTCTGATGCTATGATAGGGTATGTATATTGTTTCGTCTGTGAAGCATTCTCATGGTTCTTTTGTTGGGCTTATAAATGGATGGTCCAATGTGAAGCCAAACT is a genomic window containing:
- the LOC107867631 gene encoding chaperone protein dnaJ 13; translation: MKEEESGAQNRELYALLHISPEASDEEIRKAYRQWAQIYHPDKYQPQEMKEIATENFQRICEAYEILSDETKRQIYDIYGMEGINSGLELGSKLNKAEEIKEELERLRRQKELQKVAAHLRPSGSILANLSLPQFLEGDGIMKGMAMASEVQSQISKHNAVAIGGNLAVNGNAGGGAASVVFRHQMSSVSSIEFMGSVGLRAVLGVQTTRHISVHSTATMGLAMSLRDGSLNLSNTWTRQLSDTAHGNIHLSLGPESSIAVGWQRKGQKNSASGEIKLGTGSFGATAHYTHRFSTKSHGRLGARIGSTALELELGGGRKISEFSTIRMLYSVGIQGIFWKFELHRGGQKLIVPVLLSSHLNPVFATGAFVIPTSLYFVLKRFVVKPFYLKREKQKASENMDKTLGQVREARAAAKKAQQLLQNVANRKRSRQLETGGLVVTRALYGSRTALKNRNQIEEVKDEVASQIIDVTVPLNFLVSDSGQLKLHEGVKKSGIMGFCDPCPGEPKQLYVEYTFAGNNFEVIVDDLDELVIPQESHRT